Proteins from a single region of Kluyveromyces lactis strain NRRL Y-1140 chromosome C complete sequence:
- a CDS encoding uncharacterized protein (no similarity) encodes MYQLLFQRLGVTLTAGNDKKTSIPSNQLVGHLIGLILLCDDLNEAFADFQALLQNGIAISSSDRGYLVFDAHVTDCGCHLRAQMIQDVFSYFKNHEVTKLYIFDAVAKKLNELKRHCISLIQTLCWENTSAQKLGFPKNIKSYEELLKLLQWDTADISSAIADSFPMNPNNADQNEKGLVWNVTKLEVVLEFLYCSHFLSKNKIYNKKENLDSVTIDFNNAFEKRQLLSNKFHCQGTGKLGVGCRYLKHAKQSKNSFISVVSNLQSRLALLSIAFLKSRCTLPCDIEALQKNSPRNVSAIPNFLHFLILEREWSQNETPILLAVRKLHEHEHCDLYFEARINPHTFEWTLQHKECCEFEHHTPYIVITALATGSSTTKTAQLLAWELMKAQKNFRQFWLTFMSQHRQYPFEIEHDEDQLLETQVSQDIFELYCQSKREDRNQILFDDSTSLLPKHIFTEYPSIFFNFQKNVCSKHGALVI; translated from the coding sequence ATGTACCAACTGCTTTTCCAACGCTTAGGTGTTACTTTGACAGCGGGAAACGACAAGAAAACATCGATTCCATCTAACCAATTGGTAGGTCATCTGATAGGTTTGATTCTTTTGTGCgatgatttgaatgaaGCATTCGCAGACTTTCAAgcacttcttcaaaacgGAATAGCCATTTCATCCTCTGATCGCGGTTATTTGGTCTTCGATGCTCATGTTACCGATTGTGGTTGTCATTTAAGAGCTCAAATGATCCAAGATGTATTTTCGTATTTCAAGAACCATGAGGTTACAAAGCTTTATATTTTCGATGCTGTAGCtaagaaattgaatgaattgaagagacactgtatttctttaattcAAACTCTGTGCTGGGAAAACACAAGTGCCCAGAAACTTGGGTTTCcgaaaaatatcaaaagttATGAGGAACTGttgaaacttcttcaatggGATACAGCAGATATCAGCAGTGCTATCGCAGACTCTTTCCCCATGAACCCTAACAATGCAgatcaaaatgaaaaaggCTTGGTTTGGAATGTAACCAAACTGGAAGTAGTGTTAGAATTCTTGTATTGCTCGCACTTTCTCTCCAAGAATAAAATATACaacaaaaaggaaaatttAGACAGTGTCACtattgatttcaataatgcCTTTGAGAAACGACAATTATTGTCTAATAAATTTCACTGCCAAGGTACCGGTAAGCTCGGGGTCGGATGCCGTTATTTGAAACATGCCAAACAAAGTAAGAACAGTTTTATCTCTGTAGTTTCAAATCTGCAATCTCGATTGGCCTTATTGTCGATAGCATTTCTAAAGTCTAGATGTACTCTTCCTTGTGATATAGAAGCACTGCAAAAAAACTCACCAAGGAATGTTTCAGCCATACCAAACTTTTTACACTTCCtgattttggaaagagagTGGAGTCAAAACGAAACCCCGATTTTGCTGGCAGTGAGAAAACTCCATGAACACGAGCACTGTGATCTTTACTTCGAAGCTCGAATCAATCCGCACACATTCGAGTGGACATTACAGCATAAGGAATGCTGCGAATTCGAACATCATACTCCGTACATTGTAATAACTGCTCTGGCCACGGGTTCAAGCACTACAAAGACTGCTCAGCTACTAGCATGGGAATTGATGAAAGCACAAAAGAATTTCAGACAATTTTGGCTTACTTTCATGTCTCAACATAGACAATATCCTTTCGAAATCGAACACGATGAAGACCAACTATTAGAAACTCAAGTATCCCAGGATATTTTTGAACTATATTGTCAATCAAAGCGTGAAGACAGAAATCAAATACTATTCGATGACAGTACTTCCCTTCTTCCAAAGCACATATTCACCGAGTATCcttcaatatttttcaacttccaGAAAAATGTCTGCAGTAAACATGGTGCTCTCGTAATCTGA
- a CDS encoding cytochrome P450 (similar to uniprot|Q5MBU0 Aspergillus fumigatus gliC GliC), translating to MLADILIPLIKKNWMAFVYFTPVLFVVLYLLKEWRAAYGFNNLGQTVAAPFGYERKTLPYNKENCARTKFLDGKSLSIKNRDQCGDLYLQRSGTYKEIVLTTPKQLMEYYKSNSKNHSKLDSFGAGAFLVALLGECLGFQNGSEWLSMRKVFDSFFTHKAAVENFPVMIDYISEWIKDLDTEQISDIDPLQLVSDLPFTCIAKYLYGSELCSKQFLQALKDLIPMHTELMHYSFLTVAGRFKIFQYFPSKKMKQVSQFQRQFIDLSLKQVELSRQSGQETVVEKLYRHVESGKFTFNNWIQTIDEILFANIEVTSTVMAWALVEMGSNIEEQNRLRCEILKVKEQSSKDDFNKETDPMQRYMKLTDTYLQYCVWETLRMHPLLWFSFPEISSETLFIDGIRISPNTPIVVDQYQINYNSPIWNPSDKPKDFGKKFAPSRFENITLRDALYSQVTFGAGSRKCLGRNFAELLIKSELAYILSKYKVTLTEKVEFSKDTFVVQPKTKIQLTAL from the coding sequence ATGTTAGCTGATATATTAATCCCATTAATCAAGAAGAACTGGATGGcttttgtatattttacGCCAGTTCTTTTCGTCGTTTTATACCTGCTCAAAGAATGGCGAGCTGCATATGGATTTAATAATTTGGGACAGACCGTCGCCGCTCCTTTTGGGTATGAGCGCAAGACGTTGCCTtacaacaaagaaaactgcGCAAGAACCAAATTCTTGGACGGCAAAAGCTTGTCTATCAAAAACAGAGACCAGTGTGGTGACCTGTATTTGCAGAGAAGCGGCACCTATAAGGAGATTGTCTTAACAACTCCAAAGCAACTGATGGAATATTATAAATCCAACAGTAAAAACCATAGTAAGCTAGATAGCTTTGGGGCTGGAGCGTTTCTAGTGGCTCTTCTTGGCGAATGCCTAGGTTTCCAGAACGGTTCAGAGTGGTTAAGCATGAGGAAAGTTTTTGATTCCTTTTTCACACATAAGGCAGCCGTCGAAAACTTCCCAGTAATGATCGATTATATTTCTGAGTGGATTAAAGACCTTGATACTGAACAGATTTCCGATATCGATCCTCTACAATTGGTCAGTGATTTACCGTTTACCTGCATTGCAAAGTATTTATACGGTAGTGAATTGTGCTCCAAGCAGTTTCTTcaagctttgaaagatctaATTCCTATGCATACGGAGCTAATGCACTATTCCTTTTTGACTGTCGCTGGCCGTTTTAAGATTTTCCAATACTTCccttcaaaaaaaatgaaacaagTGTCACAATTTCAACGTCAGTTTATTGACCTTTCATTAAAGCAAGTCGAACTGAGCAGACAATCGGGACAAGAAACAGTAGTTGAGAAGCTATACAGACACGTCGAGAGTGGAAAATTCACTTTCAATAATTGGATCCAAACCATTGATGAGATTTTGTTTGCCAATATCGAAGTTACCAGTACTGTAATGGCTTGGGCGTTGGTTGAAATGGGGTCAAACATCGAAGAACAAAATAGATTAAGATGtgaaattttgaaggtGAAGGAACAGTCAAGCAAAGATGATTTTAACAAGGAAACCGATCCAATGCAGAGGTATATGAAACTTACTGACACATACTTGCAATACTGTGTTTGGGAAACCCTGAGAATGCACCCACTTCTATGGTTCAGTTTCCCTGAAATTTCTTCGGAAACCTTATTTATTGATGGTATTCGTATTTCACCTAATACGCCTATCGTAGTCGATCAATATCAGATCAATTACAATTCTCCTATCTGGAACCCATCTGACAAGCCCAAAGACTTCGGAAAGAAGTTTGCGCCCTCCAGATTCGAAAACATTACTTTACGTGATGCATTGTACAGTCAAGTTACATTTGGAGCTGGTTCACGTAAGTGtcttggaagaaatttcGCAGAGCTCTTAATCAAATCGGAACTGGCGTATATTCTCTCAAAGTATAAAGTGACTCTAACAgaaaaagttgaattcTCAAAGGACACATTTGTGGTCCAGCCAAAGACTAAGATTCAACTAACTGCATTGTGa
- the PUL4 gene encoding Pul4p (similar to uniprot|P53749 Saccharomyces cerevisiae YNR063W Hypothetical ORF), translated as MACLECKKRKQKCDGQKPCRRCTKLNVKCIYGTDRRKDKRKIKDGSNMFIFKNQTLCNDKINGIVPHPLSHDTITTKETWEPSYPLFSDDINPADIISMENTDGSIPLQFDLDFTSLESCDVNDFLRLIGDTFPANDADTLDMNQMGGFNTPSISHNTQDDKSQIAIQRNRLIDVIFGDDSHTPPGILREHIFELSERHEDLEALDFDDNGKFLLSTVLCLGALTLRKRELLNRDSNQPSTNGIPEVAAGAYKYYTIATDLIPAVHAAPNIDGFCGLVLMANFMTIMIPLEGQLYLSNNALEVAVALNFHKRESYDEMIVSNPAQLGVFLLFWNLWCSSCMLATLLGKQPFLTLDNISLPPPHQMQHTVSSSPLSINFMRLRIQLATLQTKIFQRLYVYGSLNKVLFQEIETELSLLSTQISNMKCYPIYDEGLFYRSKVLMLELSCLKAHNAFLLYRPNLIQKKSLHAVDAAKHIILEIWSHYTKQFPKNEKDLVDHLDWNFSYPLRTASLTLSISCVILQKYQQSLNFLEEYGIFEYNLALGVLNDLIQVVPIEKRLINLLTVSRTTVEDANESNREDSLRFWTNMLMC; from the coding sequence ATGGCTTGTCTTGAATgcaagaaaaggaaacaaaaatgtGATGGCCAAAAACCATGCAGAAGATGTACGAAGTTGAACGTTAAATGCATTTATGGGACCGacagaagaaaagacaAACGAAAGATCAAAGATGGATCGAACATGTTTATATTTAAAAATCAAACCCTCTGCAATGACAAAATCAATGGCATAGTTCCGCATCCTTTGTCTCATGATACGATAACGACTAAAGAAACCTGGGAGCCAAGTTATCCCCTCTTCTCGGATGATATCAATCCTGCTGATATTATCAGCATGGAAAACACAGATGGTAGCATTCCCCTTCAGTTCGATTTGGACTTTACGAGTCTAGAGAGTTGCGATGTAAACGACTTCTTGAGGTTAATCGGTGATACGTTTCCCGCAAACGATGCCGACACACTTGATATGAACCAAATGGGAGGCTTCAATACTCCATCAATATCTCACAATACACAAGACGATAAATCACAAATCGCGATACAAAGAAACCGTTTGATTGACGTTATTTTTGGAGATGATTCTCACACTCCACCAGGAATCCTCAGAGAGCATATTTTCGAGTTGAGCGAACGCCATGAAGACTTAGAGGCTCTTGATTTCGACGATAATGGAAAATTCCTTCTATCAACGGTGCTATGTCTTGGTGCATTAACTCTACGGAAGAGAGAACTGCTGAACAGGGATAGCAATCAACCAAGTACAAACGGAATTCCCGAGGTAGCTGCTGGTGCATACAAATACTACACTATTGCGACAGATCTTATACCTGCAGTTCATGCAGCTCCAAATATTGATGGATTTTGTGGGCTTGTGTTAATGGCAAATTTTATGACCATTATGATACCGTTAGAAGGCCAACTATATCTATCCAACAATGCTCTCGAAGTCGCTGTTGCTCTCAATTTTCATAAACGAGAGAGTTACGACGAGATGATCGTATCTAATCCAGCTCAACTTGGAGTTTTCCTCCTATTTTGGAATTTATGGTGCTCATCGTGCATGTTAGCGACACTCCTGGGAAAGCAGCCTTTTTTAACTTTGGATAATATATCACTTCCACCACCGCATCAAATGCAACATACAGTCAGCTCAAGCCCGCTGTCAATAAATTTCATGCGACTGAGAATCCAATTAGCCACGCTCCAAACGAAGATTTTCCAACGATTATATGTATACGGTTCACTGAACAAAGTATTGTTTCAGGAAATAGAAACAGAGCTTAGCTTGCTTTCTACTCAAATATCCAATATGAAGTGCTATCCTATATACGACGAGGGATTATTCTACAGAAGTAAAGTACTAATGTTAGAGCTTTCTTGCCTAAAAGCTCACAACGCATTTCTTCTATATCGGCCAAACCTAATCCAAAAGAAGTCCTTACATGCGGTGGACGCAGCAAAGCACATAATATTGGAGATTTGGAGCCATTACACCAAGCAATTTCCCAAGAATGAGAAAGATCTGGTTGACCATTTAGATTGGAACTTCAGTTATCCACTACGGACGGCATCCCTTACCTTATCTATTTCATGCGTGATACTACAGAAATATCAGCaatctttaaattttttAGAGGAATACGGCATATTTGAATACAATTTAGCCCTGGGAGTCCTAAACGACTTGATTCAAGTGGTCCCGATCGAGAAAAGACTCATAAACCTTCTCACAGTATCTCGTACTACCGTAGAAGATGCAAATGAATCGAACAGGGAAGATTCTTTGCGATTCTGGACTAATATGCTCATGTGCTGA
- the PUL3 gene encoding Pul3p (similar to uniprot|P53748 Saccharomyces cerevisiae YNR062C Hypothetical ORF), with translation MKLTDSQKHLYSQYLAVTLIAVQFSFDTCVYLSSVVQYVKECGSDDPENYLFILQAVSAAVQVFFSFIIGDIASYVGSIKWVIIFLYFLSFVGNFLYSCAGAVSLNTLLGGRIICGAASSSGAVVYSYITAISKDRTTIFKLFSIYRTSAGICMALAQLVAILFALCDFTVRGYRITSYNAPTFASSFIILLICVLLMFVLENPPVKSARNPKNYLDAWKKFFSAGSNRLIASLILLWNMFLSTFFMCEVLYFMPIFLTLNVGWKTEYEGVAFMVSAVLGVAGSFFAPDLVKLFAKLNTPSTQDETDTSDNDKIEKEESEQKSDINTLHRNQVSLTIFALFVALIGQAFMIGASEALSNDKLPKTNSGIFFTAGLSITMLGYNFMGSSVPALFSMYIDPQVKVQLMPFIGAIAGVGKLVAPIVLAALYKTPLGLPIGVGFGMILVGISIPSLVYLRRNKM, from the coding sequence ATGAAGCTAACAGATTCACAAAAACATCTTTATTCGCAATATCTGGCGGTTACGTTAATTGCTGTCCAATTTAGTTTTGATACCTGTGTGTATCTATCAAGTGTGGTTCAGTATGTCAAAGAATGTGGATCGGATGATCCTGAAAATTACTTATTCATTTTACAAGCTGTCTCTGCTGCAGTACAAGTATTTTTCTCATTTATTATCGGTGATATTGCTAGTTATGTTGGCTCTATCAAATGGGTAataatctttctttattttttatcatTCGTGGGCAATTTCCTATATTCCTGTGCAGGAGCGGTCTCTTTAAACACGTTACTTGGTGGTCGTATTATATGCGGGGCAGCATCGTCTTCTGGAGCGGTGGTGTATAGTTACATTACCGCTATAAGCAAGGATAGAACAACgatcttcaaattattcTCAATTTATCGTACATCTGCTGGTATATGTATGGCGTTAGCACAATTAGTGGCTATTCTCTTTGCATTATGCGATTTTACAGTCAGAGGATATCGTATTACCTCTTACAATGCACCCACATTTGCTTCTAGCTTTATCATTTTACTTATCTGCGTTCTTCTTATGTTTGTCTTGGAAAACCCGCCAGTGAAAAGTGCGAGAAATCCTAAGAATTATCTGGACGCttggaagaagtttttCAGTGCTGGTAGTAACAGACTAATTGCATCTTTGATTCTACTTTGGAATATGTTCCTTTCAACGTTTTTCATGTGTGAAGTCCTTTACTTTATGCCTATTTTCTTAACTCTAAATGTGGGTTGGAAAACAGAATATGAGGGAGTGGCATTTATGGTTTCTGCCGTGCTAGGTGTAGCTGGAAGCTTTTTTGCGCCGGACTTAGTAAAACTATTCGCAAAGTTAAATACTCCCAGCACGCAAGATGAAACAGACACGAGTGACAACGATAAGATTGAGAAGGAAGAGTCTGAACAAAAAAGTGACATTAACACATTACACAGGAATCAAGTTTCTTTAACCATATTTGCATTATTCGTCGCTTTAATAGGCCAAGCTTTCATGATTGGAGCTTCCGAGGCATTGTCCAATGACAAATTGCCAAAAACAAACTCTGGTATCTTTTTCACCGCTGGATTGTCTATCACAATGTTAGGCTATAATTTTATGGGATCAAGTGTACCGGCATTATTCTCTATGTATATAGATCCCCAAGTCAAGGTTCAATTAATGCCGTTTATAGGAGCTATTGCAGGTGTCGGTAAATTAGTTGCCCCTATAGTACTTGCAGCCCTTTACAAAACACCGCTTGGGCTCCCAATTGGTGTGGGATTTGGAATGATACTGGTTGGGATATCCATTCCTTCGCTAGTTTATCTTAGGAGGAACAAAATGTGA
- a CDS encoding ARN family MFS transporter (similar to uniprot|P38724 Saccharomyces cerevisiae YHL047C ARN2 Transporter or YHL040C uniprot|P38731 Saccharomyces cerevisiae YHL040C ARN1 Transporter, member of the ARN family of transporters that specifically recognize siderophore-iron chelates responsible for uptake of iron bound to the siderophore triacetylfusarinine C), with protein sequence MAVKEEVVGKQAVSSHTVAANEFDLDEKQQPEVLNEYGLPDKLRFTRSLVLRKTEILAQQYDTWYWKAVLLFSVFLCSYGYGLDGSVRSVYTTYATNSYSTHSLLSTISIINLVIGASAQVFFARLSDVFGRLTLLIVATVFYSVGTIIQSQAYDVQRYAAGAVFYNVGLVGVVLQVILILSDFSSLRWRLFYTFVPSWPFIINMWVSGNVVNAANPLENWSWSIGMWAFIFPLTCLPLVCCILHMRYRASKTEAWRHLQLEKTYYQSHGLLQTLIQLFWKLDVVGVLLLTVTLGCILVPLTLAGGVSQKWNNPHVIAPFVLGFVLLPIFVVWESKWALDPIAPFELLKDRGVWSALTIQFLIYFVYQMAVGYLYTILVIAVDESTTSATRITSVYSFTAAVASPFFALVVTRSKRLKPYIITGCSLWMVAMGILYHFRSGKDSDKGIIGGLVLWGLTSTLFTYPVTVSLQSITSHENMASVTALNYTIYRIGGAVASAASGAIWTQLLYKKLLKEMNGDATLATAAYGSPFDFILDYPWGTPMRDAMVESYRYVQKYEVLVALIFTVPMFILSMFLRDPPLTDDQAQENLKEGEYINTEHDDPILAWMDDKWTRITGGKKVE encoded by the coding sequence ATGGCAGTTAAGGAGGAAGTTGTTGGTAAACAGGCTGTCTCATCGCACACTGTTGCAGCAAATGAGTTCGACTTGGACGAAAAACAGCAACCTGAAGTCCTCAATGAGTATGGCCTTCCAGATAAATTAAGGTTCACCAGATCACTAGTGCTAAGAAAGACGGAGATTTTGGCTCAGCAGTACGATACCTGGTACTGGAAAGCTGTGCTCTTGTTTTCTGTGTTTCTATGTTCGTACGGTTATGGATTGGATGGATCTGTCAGAAGCGTGTACACTACGTATGCTACCAATTCATACAGCACGCATTCGTTACTCTCTACGATTAGTATCATCAACTTAGTGATCGGTGCATCGGCACAGGTCTTCTTTGCCAGATTATCTGACGTTTTTGGCCGTTTGACGTTGTTAATCGTTGCAACGGTGTTTTATTCAGTGGGAACTATCATCCAGTCTCAGGCTTATGATGTTCAGAGGTACGCCGCTGGTGCAGTGTTCTACAATGTGGGTCTCGTGGGTGTTGTGTTGCAAGTGATCTTAATCCTATCCGATTTCTCTTCGTTGAGATGGAGACTATTCTACACCTTTGTCCCATCCTGGCCCTTCATAATCAACATGTGGGTATCAGGTAACGTTGTCAATGCCGCAAATCCACTGGAAAACTGGTCTTGGAGCATTGGTATGTGGGCGTTTATATTCCCGCTCACATGTTTGCCATTGGTATGTTGCATCTTGCACATGAGATACAGGGCCAGTAAGACTGAAGCTTGGAGGCACTTGCAACTCGAAAAGACTTACTATCAATCGCATGGTTTACTGCAAACCCTAATCCAATTGTTCTGGAAGCTAGATGTGGTCGGTGTACTCTTGCTCACAGTGACCTTGGGCTGTATCCTAGTACCATTGACACTAGCTGGGGGAGTGTCTCAAAAGTGGAATAACCCTCACGTGATTGCACCTTTCGTGCTAGGTTTCGTGCTATTGCCAATATTCGTGGTATGGGAATCGAAATGGGCATTGGACCCCATCGCTCCTTTTGAGTTGTTGAAGGACCGTGGTGTGTGGTCTGCCTTAACGATCCAGTTCTTAATTTACTTTGTTTACCAGATGGCCGTTGGTTACTTGTATACTATCTTAGTGATTGCTGTGGATGAATCGACAACGTCAGCGACAAGAATTACCAGTGTTTACAGTTTCACCGCAGCTGTAGCATCACCTTTCTTTGCCTTGGTTGTGACTAGGTCGAAGCGATTGAAACCATACATTATCACTGGGTGTTCCTTGTGGATGGTAGCCATGGGTATCCTTTATCATTTCAGAAGTGGTAAGGATTCAGACAAAGGTATCATTGGAGGTTTAGTGTTATGGGGTTTAACCAGTACCTTATTCACGTACCCGGTGACTGTGTCCTTACAATCAATCACCTCCCATGAAAACATGGCCTCAGTAACCGCGTTGAACTATACAATTTACAGAATAGGTGGTGCCGTTGCGTCTGCAGCATCTGGTGCCATTTGGACGCAGCTGTTGTACAAGAAATTATTAAAGGAAATGAATGGTGATGCTACTTTAGCTACTGCCGCCTATGGAAGTCcttttgatttcattttaGATTACCCATGGGGTACCCCAATGAGAGATGCTATGGTCGAATCATACCGTTACGTGCAGAAATATGAGGTGTTGGTGGCTCTAATATTCACTGTGCCTATGTTCATACTTTCCATGTTTTTAAGAGATCCACCATTGACTGATGACCAGGCTCAGGAGAACCTAAAAGAAGGTGAGTACATCAACACAGAACATGACGACCCGATCTTAGCTTGGATGGACGACAAGTGGACCCGTATCACTGGTGGAAAGAAGGTGGAATGA
- a CDS encoding uncharacterized protein (some similarities with uniprot|P39712 Saccharomyces cerevisiae YAL063C) produces MNTVQTDLCPSPVYGTLPGAYNFPYTITVTNFTMLLSGYFYAPKSGEYQFNLNRADDFAYVTMGNGSTFECCQEPDTDSNPAAFELITELDGEAANASVTLKAGVFYPLKLLFVNKWGNPSLEFQFVDVDGILHESFDDYVYYFPKDSFQYECPMSVTTTVPWTQTFTSTYTTETVYEASDEPSTTVVLVVVKTPEVQTATTTYAGWTGSATQTIGTETVTETGSNGIPTIKTIYSVETPEVQTATTEYSGWTGTTTNTIGTETVTETGSDGIPTIKTIYTVETPEVQTATTTYTPWTGATSNTIGTETVTETGSDGIPTVKTIFTVETPEVQTDTTIYTPWTGATTNTIGTETVTETGSDGIPTVKTIYTVETPEGQTATTVYTPWTGTTSNTIGTETVTETGSDDIPTIKTIFTVETPEVQTATTEYSGWTGSATQTIGSETVTETGSNGIPTVKTIFTVETPDVQTATTTYIEGTGTDSSTIGWFRNSTTSNSITTGTTSTDPTFSLNTVTTTRNNLTSETTATETASENTSDPATAGTSLTQPTISLSTVTITSNGVTTVYTTTCSIDGTVSEKTSQKSLPSKSPGERSSTELSNATESKKDGMSNTERSHNTGINEDEVSSTTATESTSGPSVDMRITSDSSIETGTDHKQNGSGTETQTAPSSSSIAEMVSLYEGSAVKLFATPFTAVFLALL; encoded by the coding sequence ATGAACACGGTTCAGACTGATTTGTGTCCCTCCCCTGTATATGGTACATTACCTGGTGCATACAACTTTCCGTACACTATCACAGTAACTAACTTCACCATGCTTCTATCTGGTTACTTTTACGCTCCTAAGAGCGGCGAGTACCAGTTCAACCTTAACCGAGCCGATGATTTTGCCTACGTTACTATGGGAAACGGTAGTACATTCGAATGTTGTCAAGAACCTGACACCGATTCTAACCCAGCAGCATTCGAATTGATCACTGAACTTGATGGAGAAGCCGCTAATGCTAGTGTTACGTTGAAGGCAGGTGTGTTCTATCCATTAAAGTTACTATTCGTCAACAAATGGGGCAATCCTAGTCTAGAGTTCCAATTCGTTGATGTAGACGGTATACTGCACGAAAGTTTCGACGATTACGTGTATTATTTCCCTAAAGACTCATTCCAGTATGAGTGTCCAATGAGTGTTACTACTACAGTACCATGGACGCAAACATTCACTTCAACGTACACCACAGAGACGGTATACGAAGCTTCTGATGAGCCAAGTACGACAGTAGTGTTGGTTGTAGTTAAAACTCCAGAAGTCCAAACCGCGACAACCACTTATGCTGGATGGACAGGCAGTGCTACTCAGACTATTGGTACTGAGACAGTAACTGAAACTGGATCGAATGGCATTCCAACCATCAAGACTATTTACTCAGTGGAAACTCCTGAGGTTCAAACAGCCACCACCGAATATTCAGGATGGACCGGCACTACTACCAACACAATTGGAACTGAAACAGTGACTGAAACTGGATCTGATGGTATTCCAACCATAAAGACGATTTATACTGTTGAGACGCCAGAAGTTCAAACTGCAACAACCACTTATACTCCATGGACCGGTGCTACTTCTAACACTATTGGTACAGAAACAGTGACTGAAACTGGATCTGATGGTATCCCAACCGTAAAGACTATCTTTACCGTCGAAACTCCTGAGGTTCAAACTGATACCACAATCTACACCCCATGGACTGGTGCTACTACCAACACGATCGGTACCGAGACTGTCACAGAAACTGGATCTGATGGCATTCCAACCGTGAAGACGATTTACACTGTTGAGACGCCAGAAGGTCAAACTGCCACTACGGTTTACACTCCATGGACCGGTACTACTTCCAACACCATTGGCACTGAAACAGTAACTGAAACCGGCTCAGATGATATTCCAACCATTAAAACTATCTTCACCGTCGAAACCCCAGAAGTTCAAACTGCCACCACCGAATATTCAGGATGGACAGGCAGTGCTACTCAGACTATTGGTTCTGAGACAGTAACTGAAACTGGATCGAATGGTATCCCAACCGTAAAGACTATCTTTACCGTCGAAACTCCTGATGTACAAACTGCAACAACCACATACATTGAAGGGACCGGCACTGATTCGAGCACTATTGGCTGGTTCAGAAACTCTACTACATCTAACTCAATAACGACTGGAACTACCTCAACAGATCCAACCTTCTCCTTGAATACTGTCACCACTACGAGAAATAATCTCACCTCTGAAACCACCGCAACTGAGACTGCATCTGAAAATACGTCTGATCCAGCCACTGCTGGTACTTCTTTGACGCAGCCGACCATCTCCTTGAGTACAGTCACTATTACAAGCAATGGCGTCACCACTGTTTACACCACCACTTGCTCTATTGATGGCACCGTTAGCGAGAAAACATCTCAAAAGTCTCTCCCCTCAAAGTCACCAGGTGAAAGATCCAGTACAGAACTTTCCAATGCAACAGAATCAAAAAAGGATGGAATGTCCAACACTGAAAGGTCCCATAATACAGGGATTAACGAGGACGAGGTTTCTAGTACTACTGCAACTGAAAGTACCTCTGGTCCTTCAGTCGATATGAGGATCACGTCTGATTCGTCGATCGAGACTGGAACCGACCATAAACAAAATGGCTCAGGTACAGAAACGCAAACAGCaccttcatcatcatctatAGCTGAGATGGTGTCATTGTATGAGGGCAGCGCTGTGAAACTTTTTGCAACACCTTTCACTGCAGTATTCTTAGCATTGTTATGA
- a CDS encoding uncharacterized protein (some similarities with uniprot|P53054 Saccharomyces cerevisiae YGL262W Hypothetical ORF), with protein sequence MGGKLGKRGWSFDATWVSYNYDNVNSDLARQWAENIHNDNQYQLEEEMLDFMNANDGYKYCISPSLSSNPGDISKNAFDDSVDQTPMHGETYFNTYGGVDGECNDFYHRLTSDCSGF encoded by the exons ATG GGTGGAAAATTGGGGAAAAGAGGTTGGTCATTTGATGCAACTTGGGTGTCTTATAATTATGACAACGTCAATTCCGATTTGGCACGTCAATGGGCGGAAAATATACATAATGACAACCAATAtcaacttgaagaagagatgCTTGATTTCATGAACGCCAATGATGGTTATAAATATTGTATTTCGCCATCCTTGAGCTCCAACCCTGGGGATATATCTAAGAACGCGTTTGATGACTCAGTGGACCAGACTCCAATGCATGGAGAAACGTACTTCAACACATACGGTGGTGTTGACGGCGAATGCAACGATTTTTATCATCGTTTAACAAGCGACTGTAGTGGATTCTGA